In Stieleria varia, one genomic interval encodes:
- the xrtU gene encoding exosortase U, whose product MATIQPTIETAAGEKDSASKRWMYFWALLFLASVPLLIPYMIDMWAHDRYRYFPFALLATGWLVYNRFDGRFYPPRSWFSWGVISIACVLIAGSAVIQFPWFAAVGFVLIALCCLHAMRGHEDTSLLVCGLPLLTFIQLPRADVLLTQKLQDITTWLSSVMLDASAVPHTVSNRVIQLADRELFVAEACSGIQSVFTLGFLACVLLAFRRRPVWLFPVYLLIACLLAVLANVIRVTVVALGIAWFQIDMTAGWSHDMIGYLALIIAGLFLLSFDHLLVTLLHIVQPESEFNPLISAWNFFAVRTDVEVVADPQINRDAIQDATRRDQASAAFLWANRLSGSPVAKIGFACLIGLIAIGSAVQVLRSSKPKDILFSNESLVFDPDPKMLDPSLHALRVVSHTPNRGYEDPRLGANSDVWECETGDVKAQFVLSQPHKGWHELCDCYERLDWMLINRNIKSAGEMESLGVSSKSPQAIEVPYVVARFKKDPGQFGYLLFAGIGSDGALIPAPSSLSAFTHRIWNRIDGSGVWNQDEVIMLQMWVTSPRKLTAKNLQELEDDFVAARATFAEAIAANASHYSGDEGQVAARTLNHLGETL is encoded by the coding sequence ATGGCTACGATTCAGCCGACCATTGAAACGGCTGCCGGCGAAAAAGATTCCGCATCCAAACGCTGGATGTATTTTTGGGCATTGCTGTTTCTTGCCTCGGTTCCGTTGTTGATTCCGTACATGATCGACATGTGGGCACATGATCGATATCGGTACTTTCCGTTTGCACTGCTGGCAACCGGTTGGCTGGTTTACAACCGCTTTGACGGTCGATTCTATCCGCCACGATCATGGTTCAGTTGGGGTGTCATTTCGATCGCTTGTGTGCTGATCGCGGGCTCGGCAGTGATTCAGTTTCCCTGGTTTGCTGCCGTAGGGTTTGTCCTGATCGCGTTGTGTTGTCTGCACGCGATGAGGGGGCACGAGGACACGTCGCTGCTGGTGTGTGGTTTGCCTCTGCTGACGTTCATTCAGTTGCCCCGTGCCGACGTCTTGCTGACTCAGAAACTGCAGGACATCACCACTTGGCTGTCCAGCGTCATGCTCGATGCGTCTGCCGTACCACACACCGTCAGCAATCGCGTGATCCAGCTTGCCGATCGCGAGTTGTTTGTTGCCGAGGCATGCAGCGGGATCCAGTCTGTGTTCACGCTCGGATTTCTCGCGTGTGTATTGCTCGCGTTCCGCCGACGTCCTGTCTGGCTGTTTCCCGTTTACCTGTTGATTGCTTGTTTGCTGGCGGTACTGGCCAACGTGATCCGCGTCACGGTCGTTGCTTTGGGGATCGCTTGGTTCCAGATCGACATGACAGCTGGTTGGTCGCACGACATGATCGGCTATCTAGCGTTGATCATCGCGGGGTTGTTTTTGCTGTCCTTTGACCATCTCTTGGTCACGCTATTGCACATTGTTCAGCCCGAGAGTGAGTTCAATCCGCTGATCTCTGCCTGGAACTTTTTTGCTGTTCGTACGGATGTCGAGGTGGTCGCAGACCCACAGATCAATCGAGACGCGATCCAGGATGCGACGCGACGCGATCAGGCGTCTGCGGCATTTCTATGGGCCAACCGTTTGTCCGGCAGTCCGGTGGCAAAGATCGGGTTTGCCTGCTTGATTGGACTCATTGCGATCGGCTCGGCCGTTCAGGTGCTTCGTTCCAGCAAGCCCAAGGACATTTTGTTCAGCAATGAGTCGTTGGTCTTTGACCCTGATCCCAAGATGCTGGACCCATCGTTGCATGCACTCCGGGTCGTCAGTCACACGCCCAATCGCGGCTACGAAGATCCGCGATTGGGAGCCAACTCGGATGTTTGGGAGTGTGAAACGGGGGATGTCAAAGCACAGTTCGTGCTCAGCCAGCCTCACAAAGGATGGCATGAACTGTGCGATTGCTATGAACGCTTGGACTGGATGTTGATCAATCGAAACATCAAGTCTGCTGGCGAAATGGAATCCTTGGGCGTCTCGTCAAAGAGTCCCCAGGCGATAGAGGTGCCCTACGTGGTTGCGAGGTTCAAAAAGGATCCGGGGCAGTTCGGGTACCTGTTGTTTGCCGGAATCGGTAGCGACGGTGCTCTGATCCCGGCTCCCTCTAGTCTCTCCGCGTTTACCCATCGCATTTGGAATCGGATCGACGGATCGGGCGTTTGGAATCAGGACGAAGTGATCATGCTGCAGATGTGGGTCACCTCGCCTCGCAAGCTGACGGCCAAGAATTTGCAAGAGTTAGAAGACGACTTTGTCGCCGCCCGAGCGACGTTCGCCGAAGCGATCGCGGCAAACGCGAGCCACTATTCCGGCGATGAAGGCCAAGTGGCCGCCAGGACTTTGAATCATCTTGGAGAGACCCTCTGA